The proteins below come from a single Corynebacterium glyciniphilum AJ 3170 genomic window:
- a CDS encoding ABC transporter ATP-binding protein yields the protein MLTRIRTISGGGRDFRLFVLLTVLSAIIQAAAVLVLFPLLDDLFGGTPVDAWPWVLAMVALIGAAWALDILAAHKGLAVGLSLMHAIQRHTPAAILSWPTPVIPRSKAARLRTLLSTGAVEVTSAPVLMVGPVVTAVVFTAALGIGLLFFTVPAALVTLAGGVLMMLALMLSSRLITRADEEFAAATENLDDRLIDYVRAQPSLRTARRVSAGARLVDEALVSARRRTLRLLFWQVPGEILFSVVLQAVLIGYGLTVWLAVDNGTLGAVSAAVTVIVMLRVVEQVTGLSRLSVGIQSLNRTLTEAAEVVTTPVTTPTAASPTPPQIIVTDVDVDFPDGTRSLDGVSLDLRPGTVTVVVGRSGSGKSTLLRTLAGLAIPTSGSVSLDGVAAESPDLRGNATVVFQQTALGAGTVKDNLLAVNPDLTQTDLERLADASGLRGVLEEIPTGWDTPVGELGDHLSGGERQRVGIARALAKPSHLLLVDEATSALDAHNEAAVVESIRTIRADYTTVIVTHRPSTLSVADTVVVLDDGRIIEQGTPAELEAAGGSFAHLVQEWRNSASWRVGRGN from the coding sequence ATGCTCACCAGGATCCGAACCATCAGCGGCGGCGGCCGTGACTTCCGACTGTTCGTCCTGCTCACCGTACTGTCCGCCATCATCCAGGCAGCCGCGGTACTTGTCCTGTTCCCCCTGCTCGACGACCTGTTCGGTGGCACACCGGTCGACGCGTGGCCGTGGGTACTGGCCATGGTCGCACTGATCGGCGCGGCTTGGGCGCTCGACATCCTCGCCGCGCACAAGGGGCTCGCCGTCGGCCTGTCCCTGATGCACGCCATCCAACGCCACACCCCTGCAGCGATCCTGTCCTGGCCCACGCCGGTGATTCCCCGGTCGAAAGCCGCACGTCTACGCACTCTGCTGTCCACCGGCGCCGTCGAGGTGACCTCAGCGCCGGTCCTCATGGTCGGCCCTGTGGTCACCGCTGTGGTGTTCACCGCGGCCCTCGGTATCGGCCTGCTGTTCTTCACCGTTCCCGCTGCCCTGGTGACCCTGGCCGGCGGGGTGCTGATGATGCTCGCCCTGATGCTGTCGAGCAGACTCATCACCCGTGCCGACGAAGAATTCGCCGCCGCCACTGAGAACCTCGACGACCGACTCATCGACTACGTCCGGGCCCAGCCGTCACTACGGACCGCGCGCCGGGTCTCCGCGGGGGCACGCCTGGTTGACGAGGCCCTGGTGTCCGCACGTCGGCGGACGCTACGCCTGCTGTTCTGGCAGGTGCCCGGCGAGATCCTGTTCAGTGTGGTGCTCCAGGCCGTTCTCATCGGCTACGGGCTCACCGTGTGGCTGGCCGTCGACAACGGCACCCTCGGTGCGGTGTCGGCTGCTGTGACCGTGATCGTGATGCTGCGTGTCGTCGAACAGGTCACCGGGCTCTCCCGCCTGTCGGTGGGAATCCAGTCGCTGAACCGGACGCTCACCGAGGCCGCAGAGGTGGTGACCACCCCGGTGACCACCCCGACTGCCGCGTCCCCCACCCCGCCGCAGATCATCGTCACCGACGTGGACGTGGACTTCCCCGACGGTACCCGCAGTTTGGACGGCGTGAGCCTCGATCTGCGACCGGGGACCGTGACCGTCGTTGTCGGACGATCCGGCTCAGGCAAGTCCACACTGCTACGCACCCTCGCGGGGCTGGCGATCCCCACATCCGGCTCCGTGTCACTGGACGGGGTCGCTGCAGAGAGCCCCGACCTGCGCGGCAATGCGACGGTCGTGTTCCAGCAGACCGCGCTCGGGGCGGGGACGGTGAAAGACAACCTGCTGGCCGTCAACCCCGACCTGACTCAGACGGACCTGGAGCGGCTGGCCGACGCATCCGGCCTGCGCGGCGTGCTCGAGGAGATCCCCACCGGCTGGGACACGCCCGTCGGCGAGCTGGGAGACCACCTCTCCGGTGGGGAACGCCAGCGTGTCGGCATCGCCCGCGCCCTGGCCAAACCATCCCACCTGCTGTTGGTGGACGAGGCGACCTCCGCGCTCGACGCCCACAACGAGGCCGCCGTGGTCGAATCCATCCGCACGATCCGGGCGGACTACACCACCGTCATCGTGACGCACCGCCCGTCGACGCTGTCCGTCGCCGACACCGTCGTCGTGCTCGACGACGGTCGGATCATCGAGCAGGGAACACCCGCCGAGCTCGAGGCTGCGGGAGGCAGCTTCGCCCACCTCGTCCAGGAGTGGCGGAACTCTGCGTCCTGGCGGGTTGGACGAGGGAACTAG
- a CDS encoding squalene/phytoene synthase family protein, producing MNTRSPRRRSTAAGMYAALAERVSATVIGRYSTSFSLATRLLPDGVREDVRNLYAVVRIADEIVDGAAAGHADPQEVLDVYEAQVLAAPDTGFHTDLVLHAWAATAVRSRIDPAHMRDFFASMRSDIVRDVHDEESLARYIHGSAEVIGLMCLDIFLAHADPVPAAQHAWLAEGAAALGAAFQKVNFLRDLGDDRDVLGRSYLPDLQDGPLTVEIRDRILDDVDAGIATGRLRIPSLPAGCRAGVASAAGLYEELSARLRRTPPHQLQYTRVRVPGPVKAALTVREIARSRR from the coding sequence ATGAACACTCGCAGTCCTCGTCGCCGCAGCACCGCCGCCGGGATGTACGCAGCCCTCGCCGAACGCGTCTCCGCCACCGTGATCGGCCGTTACTCCACGTCTTTTTCCCTGGCCACGCGTCTGCTGCCGGACGGGGTCCGGGAGGATGTCCGTAACCTCTACGCCGTGGTGCGCATCGCCGATGAAATCGTCGACGGAGCGGCCGCCGGGCACGCCGACCCCCAGGAGGTCCTGGACGTGTACGAGGCCCAGGTGCTCGCGGCCCCGGACACAGGGTTCCACACCGACCTGGTGCTGCATGCGTGGGCCGCGACGGCGGTGCGGTCTCGGATCGACCCCGCGCACATGAGGGACTTCTTCGCCTCCATGCGCAGCGACATCGTCCGGGACGTGCACGACGAGGAGAGCCTGGCCCGCTACATCCACGGTTCCGCCGAGGTCATCGGCCTGATGTGCCTCGACATCTTTCTCGCGCACGCGGATCCGGTTCCTGCCGCGCAGCATGCCTGGCTGGCGGAAGGGGCAGCGGCGTTGGGTGCGGCGTTCCAGAAGGTCAACTTCCTGAGGGACCTGGGTGACGACCGGGACGTGCTGGGCCGGTCCTACCTGCCCGACCTGCAGGACGGACCACTGACGGTGGAGATCCGTGACCGCATTCTGGACGACGTGGACGCCGGCATCGCCACCGGGCGTCTCCGTATCCCGTCACTGCCGGCAGGGTGCCGGGCCGGCGTCGCATCGGCGGCTGGACTGTACGAGGAACTCTCCGCACGGTTGCGTCGCACGCCACCACACCAGCTCCAGTACACCCGCGTCCGGGTGCCCGGCCCGGTCAAAGCCGCGCTGACTGTCCGGGAAATCGCCAGGAGCCGACGGTGA
- a CDS encoding GNAT family N-acetyltransferase produces the protein MTEINIRAASNADIPAITAIYNDAVENTVAVWNDETVDEENRRSWLQGYQVPGTCALVAEGADGEVLGYATYGEFRHYDGFRHTVENSIYVDGSKRAGGVGTALMSALVDHAREGGKHVMVAAIEGGNTASIRLHAKVGFEECGTVRQVGTKFDRWLDMTLMQLML, from the coding sequence GTGACTGAGATCAACATCCGTGCGGCGTCCAACGCCGATATCCCCGCGATCACCGCGATCTACAATGACGCTGTGGAGAACACCGTCGCGGTATGGAATGACGAGACCGTTGACGAGGAGAACCGTCGTTCCTGGTTGCAGGGGTACCAGGTTCCTGGGACTTGTGCCCTCGTCGCCGAGGGCGCCGACGGGGAGGTGCTGGGCTACGCGACCTACGGCGAGTTCCGCCACTACGACGGTTTCCGACACACGGTGGAGAACTCGATCTACGTCGACGGCAGCAAGCGGGCGGGGGGAGTGGGGACGGCGTTGATGTCCGCGCTCGTCGACCACGCGCGCGAGGGTGGCAAACACGTGATGGTTGCCGCGATCGAGGGTGGGAACACCGCGTCGATCCGCCTGCACGCGAAGGTCGGGTTCGAGGAGTGCGGGACAGTCCGTCAGGTCGGAACCAAGTTCGACCGCTGGCTCGACATGACGCTGATGCAGCTGATGCTCTAG
- a CDS encoding ABC transporter ATP-binding protein/permease → MSKGFQGAVLHGLGAKDHALTVTETQWRTSNMLRVTFHSDTILSTDGEAPAAWMRAWFPDPDGGSKQFQRGYTFAETDPSTGTLAVDFVIHHPMGPASWWAQNCQPGDTIEATRYGETDFTLLDPAPAGYLLLGDLASYPAITQLAAAVPAEVPVVVYLEKHADADEESPLPEGPNITAAWVESFPDGQGLAQAISGGDWEGWYAWVTGEVTATRHAKTVLQRDAHLNRGTLHAQGYWVAGRAMGKSRALQEAAETAAPAAADAPETPVTPTPEPAPQKKPSAGVLAPAKVPMIIAGVFQTLLSVLGIVPFVLFAELCRQLLNGADRDTVLGTGVAALLVMAASALGTTLLMLAMHLYDASYSATLRRRLMDKLARLPLGWFTSRRSSDVRTLVADDVAGMHYIVTHAVPDLVAAVVTPLAALIYLFTVDWRLALVLLLPIAAFIGVMVTIQSRERDRVVISQRNISTVTGQSQSFLANREVSQVFGEKSIVDLPGTLREVGAFVDTLQKDTGAAKIIAVMINRPTTVLGLLVVATWVLMLPGWVSVSDAIPFLVLGPSFGAQLVAISGGIGNLLVSLDGRAGLDLALTTPELPGPANRPAPAGHVVFDRVRFGYSPDREVLASFSLTLARGTVTAVVGPSGAGKSTVGALLARLWDPQGGSVSIDGTDIRDMTQDELYATVTILLQDVQLIHTTIRDNIALTAPDATDEQVVAAARAANIHDTIMNLPEGYDTVVTGDRLSGGERQRIGIARALLADTPVVVLDEATASADPDSEWAILTALDTLLKGRTVLMIAHRLHTVADADRIIVMDHGRITESGRHDELIAAEGTYASLWDRHQTSTHSTPEAH, encoded by the coding sequence GTGAGCAAGGGGTTCCAAGGCGCCGTCCTGCACGGCCTCGGCGCAAAAGACCATGCCCTGACCGTGACGGAGACACAATGGCGCACCAGCAACATGCTGCGCGTCACCTTCCACTCCGACACAATCCTCTCCACCGACGGGGAGGCACCCGCGGCGTGGATGCGGGCCTGGTTCCCCGACCCGGACGGCGGCTCAAAACAGTTCCAGCGCGGATACACCTTCGCCGAGACCGACCCGTCCACCGGGACCCTGGCGGTGGACTTCGTGATCCATCATCCGATGGGGCCTGCATCCTGGTGGGCGCAGAACTGTCAGCCCGGTGACACCATCGAAGCGACCCGCTACGGGGAGACGGACTTCACCCTGCTCGATCCCGCGCCAGCCGGATACCTGTTGCTCGGCGACCTCGCGTCCTACCCGGCGATCACCCAGCTGGCCGCAGCCGTCCCTGCCGAGGTGCCGGTGGTGGTCTACCTCGAGAAGCACGCCGACGCCGACGAGGAGTCACCCCTGCCGGAAGGCCCGAACATCACCGCGGCGTGGGTGGAGTCCTTCCCGGACGGCCAGGGCCTCGCCCAGGCCATCAGCGGCGGAGACTGGGAAGGTTGGTACGCGTGGGTCACCGGCGAGGTGACCGCCACCCGGCACGCCAAGACCGTGCTGCAGCGCGACGCCCACCTGAACCGTGGCACCCTGCACGCCCAGGGGTACTGGGTGGCCGGACGGGCCATGGGCAAGTCCCGTGCACTCCAGGAGGCGGCCGAAACAGCTGCCCCGGCGGCCGCTGACGCTCCGGAGACACCGGTGACCCCGACGCCCGAACCCGCGCCACAGAAGAAGCCCTCCGCCGGTGTCCTCGCCCCGGCGAAAGTGCCGATGATCATCGCCGGGGTGTTCCAGACTCTGCTCTCAGTCCTGGGCATCGTCCCCTTCGTCCTCTTCGCCGAGCTGTGCCGACAGCTTCTCAACGGTGCCGACCGCGATACCGTGCTGGGAACCGGGGTGGCTGCGCTCCTGGTCATGGCGGCCTCCGCGCTCGGCACCACGCTGCTGATGCTGGCAATGCACCTCTACGACGCCAGCTACTCCGCCACGCTCCGCCGACGACTGATGGACAAACTCGCCCGGCTGCCGCTGGGGTGGTTCACCAGCAGACGCAGCTCCGACGTCCGCACACTCGTCGCCGACGACGTCGCCGGGATGCACTACATCGTCACCCACGCCGTCCCCGACCTCGTTGCCGCCGTCGTCACCCCACTGGCGGCGCTGATCTACCTCTTCACGGTCGACTGGCGTCTGGCACTGGTCCTGCTCCTGCCTATCGCCGCCTTCATCGGGGTGATGGTGACGATCCAGAGCCGGGAGCGCGACCGGGTGGTCATCTCCCAGCGCAACATCTCCACAGTCACCGGCCAGTCGCAGTCCTTCCTCGCCAACCGTGAGGTCTCCCAGGTGTTCGGAGAGAAGAGCATCGTCGACCTGCCGGGCACATTGCGGGAGGTCGGTGCCTTCGTCGACACACTGCAGAAGGACACCGGTGCCGCGAAGATCATCGCTGTGATGATCAACCGACCCACCACTGTCCTCGGGCTCCTGGTCGTCGCCACCTGGGTACTGATGCTCCCCGGCTGGGTCAGCGTGTCTGATGCGATCCCTTTCCTGGTGCTCGGCCCGTCCTTCGGCGCCCAGCTGGTGGCGATCAGTGGTGGGATCGGAAATCTCCTGGTGTCCTTGGACGGACGCGCGGGCCTGGACCTGGCCCTGACAACACCCGAACTGCCGGGACCGGCGAACCGGCCCGCCCCGGCCGGTCATGTCGTCTTCGACCGCGTCCGCTTCGGCTACTCCCCTGACCGTGAGGTCCTGGCGTCCTTCTCCCTCACCCTCGCCCGGGGGACGGTCACCGCCGTTGTTGGCCCGTCCGGCGCCGGGAAATCGACGGTCGGCGCACTCCTCGCCAGACTCTGGGACCCCCAGGGCGGGTCCGTCAGCATCGACGGCACCGACATCCGCGACATGACCCAGGACGAGCTCTACGCCACCGTCACCATCCTGCTGCAGGACGTGCAGCTGATCCATACGACGATCCGCGACAACATCGCACTCACCGCGCCCGACGCCACCGACGAGCAGGTGGTCGCCGCGGCACGTGCGGCGAACATCCACGACACGATCATGAACCTGCCCGAGGGCTACGACACCGTCGTCACCGGCGACAGGCTCTCCGGCGGAGAGCGCCAGCGCATCGGCATCGCCCGGGCGCTGCTCGCCGACACCCCTGTCGTCGTCCTTGACGAGGCCACCGCCTCCGCCGACCCCGACAGCGAATGGGCCATCCTGACCGCGCTGGACACCCTGTTGAAGGGACGTACCGTCCTGATGATCGCGCACCGGCTGCACACCGTCGCCGACGCCGACCGCATCATCGTCATGGACCACGGTCGCATCACCGAGAGCGGGCGCCACGACGAACTCATCGCCGCCGAGGGCACCTACGCCTCGCTGTGGGACCGCCACCAGACCAGCACACACTCGACACCGGAGGCCCACTGA
- a CDS encoding MFS transporter yields MATTTRDDTARLTGIYRGPTLAWAFWDWGSAAFNAVLVTFIFSVYLTDSVGGSIDGGFGDGISPATWYGWAMALGGVTIALIAPVMGRRADARGTRRRSVTLWTLVTVGLMFSLVGIGDDAPGYFWAGIVIMGVASVTFEFAEVSYFAMLSQVSTRENVGRVSGFGWSMGYFGGIVLLLVCYLGFIAGDGDTRGLLGVPVEDGWNVRIVAVIAAIWFLVSAIPVMRKVPENTPDPSAATSSVKESYLGLFRDIGSLWRTDRSAVWFLIASAVFRDGLAGVFTFGAVLAVSVYGLSPADVLLFGVAANVVSAIGALVCGYLDDRIGPKPVIMVSLILLVVDAFVLFFVDGPAMFWIFGLLLCMFVGPAQSASRSYLTRICPEGREGQMFGLYATTGRSVSWMAPAAFAVFTGLTGDDRFGIIGIAVVLLAGLLLLTKARGAGTPTR; encoded by the coding sequence ATGGCCACCACGACACGGGACGACACCGCCCGACTCACCGGCATCTACCGCGGCCCGACCCTCGCCTGGGCGTTCTGGGACTGGGGGTCCGCCGCTTTCAACGCGGTGCTGGTCACCTTCATCTTCTCCGTCTACCTCACCGACTCGGTGGGCGGCTCCATTGACGGCGGTTTCGGCGACGGTATCAGTCCCGCCACCTGGTACGGCTGGGCGATGGCCCTCGGCGGGGTGACGATCGCGCTGATCGCACCGGTGATGGGACGCCGCGCCGACGCGCGCGGGACGCGCCGCAGGTCGGTGACCCTGTGGACTCTGGTCACCGTGGGGCTGATGTTCAGCCTGGTCGGCATCGGCGACGACGCCCCCGGATACTTCTGGGCAGGCATCGTCATCATGGGTGTGGCCTCGGTGACCTTCGAGTTTGCCGAGGTCAGCTACTTTGCCATGCTCTCGCAGGTCTCCACCCGGGAGAACGTCGGGCGGGTGTCCGGCTTCGGCTGGTCGATGGGGTACTTCGGCGGCATCGTCCTGTTGCTGGTCTGCTACCTCGGTTTCATCGCAGGGGACGGTGACACCCGCGGACTGCTCGGCGTCCCGGTGGAAGACGGGTGGAACGTGCGCATCGTCGCTGTCATCGCGGCGATCTGGTTCCTGGTTTCGGCGATCCCGGTGATGCGCAAGGTCCCGGAAAACACCCCGGACCCCAGTGCCGCGACATCCTCGGTGAAGGAGTCCTATCTCGGCCTGTTCCGCGACATCGGTTCCCTGTGGCGTACCGACCGCTCGGCGGTGTGGTTCCTCATCGCCTCGGCGGTATTCCGCGACGGGCTGGCCGGGGTGTTCACCTTCGGCGCGGTGCTGGCGGTCTCGGTGTACGGACTGAGCCCGGCAGATGTGCTTCTCTTCGGCGTGGCCGCCAATGTCGTCTCCGCGATCGGTGCGCTGGTCTGTGGTTATCTCGATGACAGGATCGGCCCGAAACCGGTGATCATGGTGTCGCTGATCCTGCTGGTGGTCGATGCTTTCGTCCTGTTCTTCGTGGACGGTCCGGCCATGTTCTGGATCTTCGGCCTGCTGCTGTGCATGTTCGTCGGTCCCGCGCAGAGCGCCTCGCGGTCGTACCTGACGCGCATCTGCCCGGAGGGTCGCGAAGGCCAGATGTTCGGCCTGTACGCAACCACCGGACGCAGCGTGAGCTGGATGGCCCCCGCGGCGTTCGCGGTGTTCACCGGCCTGACCGGCGATGACCGCTTCGGGATTATCGGGATCGCCGTGGTGTTGCTGGCAGGTCTGCTGCTGCTCACCAAAGCTCGGGGTGCCGGTACCCCCACCCGGTAA
- a CDS encoding dihydroxyacetone kinase family protein, with product MSDSDSQQIPLRSFRNNPSDFLSEALGGFIASHPDAEWHDSGFIGRASAVSTEGGDPAVSVISGGGSGHEPMHAGFIGAGMLAAVCPGLLFTSPNAVQIAEATRWADQGAGVVHVVKNYTGDVMNFTVARQALGDTETRAVLVDDDVATDLAGTDSTDSTDSTDSTDSTDTSDGPGRRGTGATILVEKVTGAAAQRGDSIDRVADIGQWVADSSRSMAVALAPGHLPTSGRDTFDLPEGKMEVGVGIHGERGVDRVDVETADKVVARLLEGISSALSLDDGSEVVCLVNGLGGTTPLELSLLFGSVLRQLADRGVSVRRAMVGTYTTSVNMAGVSLTLTSVGDAMDELVELLDAPTDAPGWPRVLGGHGAPLVYAPAATSFDDDLPASGKENRWLSDFVGRVQGATDDLTELDRLAGDGDFGQNMDAAFGGVSLPLQGSDADVLGALGHRLLIRAGGTSGAVLGTLFRELGTAMGEADSPAAGLASGLEAAHRAITELGGARQGDNTLIDALIPAAEAAADVRDSAANFSDVLQACYSAAAEGAEGTREMVAKKGRASYLGAASQGVVDPGAILVSWIFGGSGKVSDFTGVATGD from the coding sequence ATGTCTGACTCTGACTCCCAGCAGATTCCTCTTCGCTCCTTCCGCAACAACCCCTCGGACTTCCTCTCGGAGGCACTCGGCGGCTTCATCGCCTCTCACCCGGACGCAGAATGGCACGACAGCGGGTTCATCGGCCGTGCTTCCGCGGTGAGCACCGAGGGCGGGGACCCGGCAGTCTCCGTCATCTCCGGTGGAGGTTCCGGTCACGAACCCATGCACGCCGGATTCATCGGTGCCGGTATGCTCGCCGCAGTCTGCCCTGGCCTGTTGTTCACGTCCCCGAATGCCGTGCAGATCGCCGAGGCGACCCGGTGGGCTGACCAGGGCGCCGGCGTGGTGCACGTGGTGAAGAACTACACCGGGGATGTGATGAACTTCACCGTTGCGCGGCAGGCCCTCGGTGACACCGAAACCCGGGCAGTCCTCGTTGACGACGATGTTGCCACTGACCTCGCTGGCACTGACAGCACTGACAGCACTGACAGCACTGACAGCACTGACAGCACTGACACTTCGGACGGCCCGGGACGACGGGGAACCGGGGCGACGATCCTCGTGGAGAAAGTGACGGGGGCCGCCGCACAGCGCGGCGACAGCATTGACCGGGTTGCGGACATCGGACAATGGGTGGCGGACAGCTCACGCAGCATGGCAGTGGCCCTGGCGCCCGGGCATCTTCCGACGAGCGGGCGCGACACCTTCGACCTGCCGGAAGGGAAGATGGAGGTCGGGGTGGGGATCCACGGCGAGCGTGGTGTCGACCGTGTCGATGTGGAGACCGCCGACAAGGTCGTCGCCCGGCTGTTGGAGGGGATCAGCAGTGCCTTGTCCCTTGACGACGGATCCGAAGTGGTCTGCCTCGTCAACGGCCTCGGTGGGACGACACCGCTGGAGCTGTCTCTGCTCTTCGGCTCCGTGCTGCGACAGCTCGCCGACAGGGGCGTGAGCGTCCGTCGGGCGATGGTCGGGACGTACACCACCTCGGTGAACATGGCGGGTGTGTCTCTCACGCTGACGTCAGTGGGGGACGCCATGGACGAGCTGGTGGAACTCCTGGACGCTCCCACGGACGCGCCGGGATGGCCTCGCGTTCTCGGCGGACACGGTGCTCCTCTGGTGTATGCCCCGGCGGCGACGAGTTTCGATGATGATCTGCCGGCCTCCGGCAAGGAGAACCGCTGGCTCAGTGATTTCGTCGGACGTGTACAGGGGGCTACCGATGACCTCACCGAACTCGACCGGCTCGCCGGGGATGGCGATTTCGGCCAGAACATGGACGCCGCTTTCGGTGGAGTCTCCCTGCCGCTGCAGGGATCGGACGCTGACGTGCTGGGGGCCCTCGGACACCGCCTGCTGATCAGGGCGGGAGGAACCTCGGGCGCGGTGCTCGGTACGTTGTTCCGGGAGCTGGGCACCGCGATGGGCGAGGCCGACTCGCCGGCCGCCGGACTCGCCTCCGGGCTGGAAGCGGCACACCGCGCCATCACCGAACTCGGTGGGGCGCGGCAGGGCGACAATACGCTGATCGACGCCCTGATCCCGGCAGCGGAGGCGGCGGCAGACGTCAGGGACTCTGCTGCCAACTTCTCCGACGTCCTGCAGGCCTGCTACTCGGCAGCAGCAGAGGGGGCGGAGGGAACCCGCGAGATGGTTGCGAAGAAAGGCCGCGCCAGCTATCTCGGCGCAGCGTCCCAGGGAGTGGTGGACCCGGGGGCCATCCTTGTCTCCTGGATCTTCGGTGGATCAGGCAAGGTCAGTGATTTCACCGGTGTCGCCACTGGCGACTGA